The Lates calcarifer isolate ASB-BC8 linkage group LG14, TLL_Latcal_v3, whole genome shotgun sequence genome has a segment encoding these proteins:
- the tmem88b gene encoding transmembrane protein 88 b produces MSMAGTLERGAHHQALDLSEELPPHHHHQHTNHHHHLHHSNSLASTTAVGGGRETPSRVVVPPPYSAAESGGGGSEAPLELRGSLDCWACSVLVTAQNLVIAAINACLAGLVFGTILTPAIVMVVFGFLCHSTVRPHGTTPYCSDLLTDGGCVALLVVGFLLVTPLLVLALAAYCRLARHLQLGLCFIPYSRAVYKNLPASQHRGLGTGCCCGRDGADGKGKVWV; encoded by the exons ATGAGTATGGCTGGTACTCTAGAGAGGGGGGCCCACCATCAGGCCTTGGACCTGTCTGAGGAACTGCCGCCtcatcaccaccatcaacacaccaaccaccaccatcatctcCACCACTCCAACTCTCTGGCCTCCACCACCGCTGTGGGTGGAGGCAGAGAAACACCTTCACGTGTGGTCGTACCTCCTCCTTATTCTGCAGCTGAAAGTGGTGGTGGGGGCAGTGAGGCTCCTCTGGAGCTGAGGGGGTCTCTGGACTGCTGGGCCTGCTCCGTGCTGGTGACTGCTCAGAACCTGGTGATTGCCGCGATCAATGCCTGCCTTGCTGGACTGGTGTTTGGTACCATCCTGACGCCAGCCATCGTCATGGTGGTGTTTGGCTTCCTCTGCCATTCAACA gtcCGCCCTCATGGGACAACCCCCTACTGCTCAGATCTGCTGACTGACGGAGGTTGCGTGGCTCTACTGGTGGTGGGCTTCCTCTTGGTGACCCCTCTGCTGGTCCTGGCATTGGCTGCATACTGTCGCCTGGCCAGACACCTCCAGCTGGGCCTGTGCTTCATCCCGTACAGCCGGGCTGTGTACAAGAACCTGCCAGCATCCCAGCACCGTGGACTGGGCACTGGTTGCTGCTGTGGCCGAGATGGAGCTGACGGGAAAGGAAAGGTCTGGGTGtga